In one window of Anthonomus grandis grandis chromosome 11, icAntGran1.3, whole genome shotgun sequence DNA:
- the LOC126742476 gene encoding piggyBac transposable element-derived protein 3-like translates to MVHVFNAEYSTVAEWAEEKEALEMDPKIFYGINSKYVRDVPEDNESDVPDLSNDEDNNIPINHHNILAYESDDSMPEGDYDETTIPETDVESAKSENMTLQEIAEKINPGSWRTGNLRKDPKELEFTGNLNMPPEVADLETPSEFFKFFLTNEIISTITTELNLYCLQKHINRPANLTDNEIEQFIGMYLYMSIIQLPQARNYWSSHLGHPAISRVMTCNRWEEIKRFIHFNNNDNFIPRGKPGHDKLFKIRPLLERLQERLNIIPVEEHIAVDELIIPTKARSTIKQYNPKKPHKWGFKVFVLSGISGFSYSFDIFAGSQSNIVPADAPDLGTSSNVVVKFVERVPKHENHKIFFDNWFTSVPLMVYLTKNGIHPLGTVHLNRVQGCKMLSEKEFKKLGRGSWQEKTAIKDDVKPTGTKQRFFRSEKCYKNVECPQTILKYNEYMGGVDLLGSMLGYYCIKIRSKKWYLRIFFHFMDMCVVNNFKVAIADALCNSGKSVLTRKRGRPSANLENAYLQKKKRGPTTEIPQTEVRKDGIDHFSEWRENDRNRC, encoded by the exons ATGGATCCGAAAATATTTTACGGAATTAACAGCAAATATGTTAGGGATGTACCGGAGGATAATGAGAGTGATGTTCCCGATTTGTCAAATGATGAAGACAATAATATCCCAATAAACCATCATAATATATTAGCCTACGAAAGTGATGACTCTATGCCTGAAGGAGATTATGACGAGACAACCATTCCTGAAACGGATGTGGAATCTGCTAAAAGTGAAAATATGACTCTCCAGGAAATTGCGGAGAAGATAAATCCAGGATCCTGGAGAACCGGAAATCTCAGGAAAGATCCAAAGGAGCTTGAATTTACGGGCAACCTGAATATGCCCCCAGAGGTTGCTGATTTAGAGACACCATCAGAGTTTTTTAAGTTCTTCTTGACTAATGAAATTATATCGACGATAACTactgaattaaatttatattgcttacaaaaacatataaacCGTCCCGCAAACCTTACAGATAATGAAATAGAACAATTCATTGGCATGTATTTATATATGTCCATCATACAATTGCCTCAAGCTAGGAACTATTGGTCATCACATTTAGGCCACCCCGCCATATCTAGGGTCATGACATGTAACAGGTGGGAAGAAATCAAAcgatttatacattttaataataatgataattttataccTCGTGGCAAGCCCGGTCATGATAAGTTATTCAAGATAAGACCTTTACTAGAAAGATTACAAGAAAGACTAAATATAATTCCTGTTGAAGAACATATTGCGGTCGATGAACTAATTATTCCCACTAAGGCCAGATCGacaattaaacaatataatCCAAAAAAGCCACACAAGTGGGGCTTTAAAGTATTTGTGCTGAGTGGAATCTCCGGCTTTAGTTACAGTTTCGACATTTTTGCTGGTTCTCAGAGCAACATCGTTCCTGCCGATGCTCCTGATTTGGGAACTAGTAGTAATGTGGTGGTGAAATTTGTTGAAAGAGTCCCCAAACACGAAaatcataagattttttttgataattggtTTACTAGCGTCCCGCTTATGGTTTACTTGACCAAGAATGGTATTCATCCTCTTGGAACTGTGCACTTGAATCGAGTTCAAGGATGTAAAATGCTGTCAgaaaaagagtttaaaaaacTTGGACGAGGATCTTGGCAAGAGAAAACTGCTATTAAAGACGATGTAAAG CCAACGGGAACTAAGCaaagattttttagaagcgaGAAATGCTACAAGAATGTGGAGTGCCCGCAAACAATTTTAAAGTATAATGAATACATGGGAGGTGTAGACTTATTAGGCTCTATGCTCGGTTACTATTGCATTAAAATTAGATCCAAGAAATGGTATCTTCgcattttctttcattttatggACATGTGCGTTGTAAATA ATTTTAAGGTGGCTATTGCAGATGCCTTATGCAACAGTGGGAAATCTGTATTAACCAGAAAACGTGGACGACCTAGCGCCAATCTTGAAAATGCTTATTTGCAAAAGAAGAAACGTGGCCCTACGACTGAAATACCCCAAACTGAAGTTCGAAAAGACGGAATCGATCATTTTTCAGAATGGAGAGAGAATGACAGAAATAGATGCTAA